One genomic region from Flagellimonas oceani encodes:
- a CDS encoding CitMHS family transporter — protein MILFAGIAITVVLLALILSKKVSALSALIVVPIVGSLIAGFGLDTADFAIEGIKNIAPVVAMFVFAILFFGVLTDAGMFDPIINTILKLVGRNPVKITIGTAILSMIVHLDGSGAVTFLIAIPAMLPLFEELKMDKRVLACVVALGAGTMNLVPWGGPTIRAATALQVEITKLYTPVMIPQLFGILFVLVIAWYLGSKEAKRLQLDSMEDGGKSYSRKITEEEELLRRPRLFWFNVILTITVIVFLIMGMVAPALLFMLGTIIALMVNYPDLKDQASRIDSHAKASLLMASILLAAGVFTGIMTESGMIAEMASATADVIPASAGKQIPVIMAVTSMPLSFVFDPDSFYFGFLPVLSEAAGQFGVEPISVGQAAILGQMTTGFPLSPLTATTFLLIGLAKVDLAEHQRFTFKYAFGTTIVMTIVSILTGTIPI, from the coding sequence TTGATACTTTTTGCGGGCATAGCAATAACAGTGGTACTGCTGGCACTTATCCTTTCCAAAAAGGTAAGTGCCCTTTCCGCTTTGATTGTTGTGCCCATTGTTGGCTCCTTGATTGCAGGCTTCGGTCTGGATACCGCTGATTTTGCGATAGAGGGCATCAAAAACATTGCGCCCGTGGTAGCCATGTTCGTTTTCGCCATATTGTTTTTTGGTGTATTGACGGACGCAGGCATGTTCGATCCCATCATCAATACCATTCTTAAATTGGTGGGACGCAATCCGGTTAAAATTACCATAGGTACGGCTATCCTGTCCATGATTGTGCATTTGGATGGTTCCGGGGCGGTTACCTTTCTCATTGCCATTCCAGCTATGTTGCCCCTTTTTGAGGAGCTCAAAATGGATAAAAGAGTGCTGGCCTGTGTGGTTGCCCTCGGAGCGGGTACGATGAATTTGGTACCTTGGGGAGGCCCTACCATCCGTGCAGCTACAGCACTACAGGTCGAAATAACGAAATTGTACACTCCTGTTATGATTCCGCAATTGTTCGGGATATTGTTCGTTTTGGTCATCGCATGGTATTTGGGCTCCAAGGAAGCCAAACGACTTCAATTGGATTCCATGGAAGATGGAGGGAAGAGTTATTCGAGAAAAATAACAGAAGAGGAAGAACTTCTTAGAAGACCTCGATTGTTCTGGTTCAATGTCATATTGACTATTACGGTAATTGTTTTTCTGATCATGGGTATGGTCGCGCCAGCGTTGCTATTTATGCTTGGTACCATCATTGCCCTTATGGTAAACTACCCTGACCTTAAGGATCAAGCCTCCCGAATAGATTCCCACGCCAAAGCCTCATTGCTGATGGCAAGTATCTTATTGGCTGCGGGTGTCTTTACCGGTATCATGACAGAATCGGGTATGATCGCTGAAATGGCAAGTGCAACCGCGGACGTCATTCCTGCCAGTGCTGGAAAACAGATTCCGGTCATCATGGCGGTCACCAGCATGCCCTTGAGCTTTGTTTTTGACCCGGATTCCTTCTATTTTGGATTTCTGCCCGTGCTATCGGAAGCTGCCGGACAGTTTGGTGTGGAACCCATTAGTGTAGGACAGGCCGCTATTTTGGGACAAATGACCACAGGGTTCCCATTAAGCCCATTGACAGCTACCACATTTTTGCTCATTGGCTTGGCAAAAGTGGATTTGGCGGAACACCAGCGGTTTACTTTTAAATATGCTTTTGGTACGACCATCGTTATGACCATTGTATCTATATTGACAGGAACCATTCCAATATAA
- a CDS encoding NUDIX hydrolase, producing MKTSKQSQNLNKEEYLSHIAFDSVIFGFNGKDLKILVLEYHNTELFALPGGFVRRNESLKDAVTKGVVQRTGINNLYLEQFHTFGGLDRFDSEAMERILKMNGVDPKANEWLLDRFISIAYYALINFEAVNPVPDALADSIDWYSLDELPPLMMDHNEIVQNALDTLRANLDRKLLGMNLLPEKFTMKELQNVYEKIMGEPLNRIAFQRKMLATNALIRLEKRFTGGAHRAPYLYSFKNTERQ from the coding sequence TTGAAAACCAGTAAGCAATCGCAAAACCTTAATAAGGAAGAGTATCTTTCCCATATCGCATTTGATTCGGTCATATTCGGTTTCAATGGAAAAGATTTAAAAATACTGGTATTGGAGTACCATAACACCGAGCTATTTGCATTGCCTGGAGGTTTTGTGCGTCGAAATGAAAGTTTGAAAGATGCGGTTACCAAAGGTGTGGTACAGCGTACGGGAATCAATAACCTTTACTTGGAGCAGTTCCATACTTTTGGAGGGCTCGATAGATTTGATTCCGAAGCCATGGAGCGAATATTGAAAATGAACGGGGTGGACCCTAAGGCCAATGAATGGCTATTGGACCGATTTATATCCATCGCCTACTATGCGCTGATCAATTTTGAAGCAGTTAATCCAGTTCCAGATGCGTTGGCAGATAGCATTGATTGGTATTCTTTGGATGAACTCCCCCCTTTAATGATGGATCATAATGAAATTGTACAAAACGCATTGGATACCCTGCGTGCAAATCTTGACAGAAAATTATTGGGTATGAACTTATTGCCCGAAAAATTCACGATGAAAGAACTGCAAAATGTCTATGAAAAAATCATGGGCGAACCGCTCAATCGCATAGCTTTCCAAAGAAAAATGTTGGCGACAAACGCCTTGATCCGTCTTGAAAAAAGGTTTACGGGAGGTGCGCACAGGGCTCCCTACCTGTATAGTTTCAAAAACACAGAACGACAATAA
- a CDS encoding carboxylesterase/lipase family protein, whose product MKKLTTNFLVLLGFGLSVIAQDNNAFPVQVDLKNGTIEGLYDTHSGIQKYFGIPFAKPPVGELRWKAPQPLDDWNGIKETKEFGPRPVQAMVFGDMKSRSNGLSEDCLYLNVWTPAKHNEKDLPVLVYFYGGGNVAGDASEYRYDGESMAKKGIVVVTTNYRLNVFGNLAHPELTAEAPYKASGNYGQLDQNMALQWVRDNIAAFGGNPDQVTIAGESAGSIGVSVQMASPLSKDLIAGAIGESGAAISPTMAPVSLEEAEKQGVQFLESIGVKNIAALRKLSTREIYEKYNATQRFGFPMVVDGYLLPKTLPEIFASKQQAQVPLLVGWNSAEIPGMAFTQGPITKEAFVEKVKQNYPKKYEEVLELYPHGTPTEVEWAATNLASDNFIAYSTWKWFDLHRKNSDQPVYRYLYSKIRPPLRDQNLVSGLAGGTVERDSNAPQMPKAIGAPHAAEIEYAMGNLHLVDDYAWTADDYKASKTMQEFFANFIKTGNPNSDEVPNWDAAKPNESDPPVMVIDTKSGSSKAGNDARYNFLDKVYKN is encoded by the coding sequence ATGAAAAAATTAACGACAAACTTTCTGGTTCTATTGGGGTTTGGTCTTTCGGTAATAGCGCAGGACAATAATGCTTTTCCTGTTCAGGTCGACCTAAAGAACGGAACCATCGAGGGACTCTATGACACCCATTCCGGCATCCAAAAGTATTTTGGTATTCCCTTTGCTAAACCTCCTGTGGGCGAACTGCGATGGAAAGCTCCACAGCCCTTGGATGACTGGAACGGCATCAAGGAAACTAAAGAATTTGGGCCACGCCCGGTACAGGCCATGGTGTTCGGCGACATGAAATCACGGTCCAACGGGTTGAGCGAGGACTGTCTATATCTTAATGTATGGACACCGGCAAAACATAATGAAAAGGACCTTCCCGTATTGGTCTATTTTTACGGCGGGGGCAATGTGGCAGGCGATGCCTCTGAATACCGTTACGACGGTGAGAGTATGGCCAAAAAAGGTATAGTGGTAGTGACCACCAACTATCGTCTGAACGTTTTTGGAAATTTGGCGCATCCAGAGTTGACAGCGGAAGCTCCATATAAAGCCTCCGGAAATTATGGGCAGTTAGATCAGAACATGGCCCTTCAGTGGGTACGGGACAATATTGCCGCTTTCGGAGGAAACCCGGACCAAGTAACCATTGCAGGGGAATCTGCTGGTTCCATAGGGGTCAGTGTCCAAATGGCATCTCCTCTATCAAAAGACCTTATTGCAGGAGCGATTGGGGAAAGTGGAGCTGCAATTTCGCCCACCATGGCACCCGTTTCCTTGGAAGAGGCAGAGAAACAAGGCGTACAATTTCTTGAAAGCATCGGTGTAAAAAATATAGCCGCATTACGAAAACTGAGCACAAGAGAAATTTATGAAAAATACAATGCCACACAAAGATTTGGTTTTCCCATGGTCGTTGATGGCTATCTTTTGCCCAAAACACTGCCTGAAATATTTGCTTCAAAACAGCAAGCTCAGGTACCGTTATTGGTAGGTTGGAATTCTGCGGAAATACCAGGTATGGCATTTACGCAGGGCCCGATTACCAAAGAGGCATTCGTAGAAAAGGTAAAGCAAAATTATCCTAAAAAATATGAGGAGGTTTTGGAGCTCTATCCCCATGGTACGCCCACGGAAGTGGAATGGGCAGCGACCAATTTGGCATCGGATAATTTTATTGCGTACAGTACTTGGAAATGGTTCGATTTACACCGTAAAAACTCGGACCAACCCGTTTACCGTTATCTGTACAGTAAGATACGTCCGCCTTTGCGCGATCAAAACTTGGTCTCGGGATTAGCGGGCGGGACCGTGGAACGGGATTCCAATGCACCACAAATGCCCAAAGCGATCGGGGCACCACATGCTGCAGAAATAGAATATGCCATGGGCAATTTGCATCTTGTGGATGATTATGCCTGGACCGCCGATGATTATAAAGCATCCAAAACCATGCAGGAGTTTTTTGCCAATTTCATTAAAACTGGAAATCCCAATAGCGATGAAGTTCCCAACTGGGATGCTGCCAAACCCAATGAAAGTGATCCTCCGGTAATGGTCATCGATACAAAAAGTGGATCTTCCAAGGCTGGGAATGATGCGCGTTATAACTTTTTGGACAAAGTCTATAAGAATTGA